The Halobaculum magnesiiphilum genome contains the following window.
CCGAACGGTACGTGAAAGTGTTCGAACCCGAGGGCGTCACCCAGCCGCGCGCGTGCCCCCACTGCGAGGACATGGTGCGCCGCGGGAAGACCGTCCGCGCGAAGAAGAACTGACCGTTCGGGGAAGAGGCTCACGCTGCGGCCGCTTCTCTCGTCGTCGTTCTCCTCCGGCCGGTCGTTCCGTGTCCTTACGCGAGGAGCTCCCGTTCGTTCGGGTCGTACTCCACCACGCCGTGATCGTCCAGCAGCGGTAGGTGAACGTGGTGCAGCGAGATCACGGCGCGCTCGCGCGTCTCGTCGTCGGCCGGGTCGGCGTCCTCGCGGGCGACGACCGCCGCCGCGAGCGCCTCGAGGGGGATCGGCGCGGGTCGCGCGGACGCGATCGCCAGCACGTGTCGCCGCCGCTCGGACGCCAACACCCGGTGCCGGTCGTCCTCCGGAAGCGACGCCGTCGACGGGTACCGTCCGATCGGCTCCTCGAGACTCTCCGACTGGTCACTCGGGCCGCGGAGCACGTCGTCTGCGGGCATAGTCCGAGGGAGGGTCCCCCGGAGCGTAAGCGCCCGGGCAACACACGTCGGTCGTGGGCGAGCAGTTACCGGCCCGATAGTGTCCGTTTCGTACTCACGAGACGACGAGTACCCACGATTGGCTACCAGTTCACCGACCAGCGTGTTCCGCCGGCGGAACCTTGAGAGCCCTTCGGATCGAGGGATGTGCGATATGGGACCGCAGCCGCTCTCGGAGGTCCAGCGCGAGACGTTGGCGTCGTTCCCGGGACGGGGGCACCCGTTGACGGCGAGCGAGGTCGCGAACCGAACCGGCGTCGGGCGACGGGCGGCGTACGACCGGCTCCGCCGCCTCGCCGAGGCCGGTCACCTCGAGACGAAGAAGGTCGGATCCGGCGGCCGCGTCTGGTGGCGCCCTCCGGCGTCCGAGCGTGGCGCCTCGGACGCCGACAGGGCGGCCGAGCGGTCGGGGGATCTCGAGGGTGTCGAGGCCGACCACGGGGAAACGCGCCACCAGTACCGGACGCTCGTCGAGCAGTTCCCGAACGGCGTGCTCGCGCTCGTCGACCGCGACATGCGCTACACGACCTTCGGCGGGACGCTCGAGGGCGAGACGGACGTGGCGGCCGACGCCCTCGTCGGCGAGCCGCTCCGGGAGGCGCTGCCGGACGAGGTCGCCGACGCGGTGATCCCGGGGTACGAGCGGGCGCTCGACGGCGAGGCGTCCGAATACGAGGCCGCGATCGACGACCACGTGTACCGCTTTCACTTCTACCCCGTCCGCGACGACGACGGCGAGGTGTTCGAGGCGCTGGGGATGTCCCAGGCGGTGACCGAGCGCGTCGAGTACCAGCGGGAACTCGAGAAGCGCGTCCGCCAGCAGGAAGCCGTCGCCACCCTCGGCCGGCGCGCGCTCGAAGCCGACGACCTCGACGACCTGTTCGCGACGGCCGCGCGCGTCGTCGCGGAGACCCTCGGCAACGACTACTGCGAGGTGCTGGATCTGGACGCCGACTCCGGGGAACTGCGCCTGCGACAGGGGGTCGGCTGGGACGACGGCGTCGTGGGGTCGGCGACGGTGTCGGCCCTCGAGGACGGCTCCCGGGCGGCGTACACGCTGTGCACCTCGGAGCCGGTCGTCGTGGAGGACCTCCGCGAGGAGCGCCGCTTCGACCCCCCCGAGCTGCTCACGTCCCACGGCGTTCGCAGCGGGATCTCCACGGTGATCGGGCCGCCGGAGTCGCCGTGGGGGATCCTCGGGACTCACGACACCGAGCCGGCGACCCGCTCGGACCACGACGCCGCGTTCGTGCGGGCGGTCGCGAACGTGCTCGCGTCGGCGATCGACCGGACGCGCCACGAGCGGGAGCTCGACCGGCAACACGATCAACTCGTCGCGCTCGACAGCGTCAGCCGGGTCGTCCGCGACATCACCGAGGCGGCGATCGACCGATCGACGCGCGCGGAGATCGAGGCCGCCGTCTGTGAACGCCTCGCCGCCTCCGAGTCGTATCTGTTCGCGTGGATCGGCGACGCCGACGCCGCGAGCCGTGAGATAACTACCCGAGCGGAGGCCGGCGTCGAGAGGTATCTGGACGGAACCACGGTCTCGATCGACCCCGACGACGAGCACGGGCGGGGGCCGACCGGTCGGGCGTATCGCACGCGGACGATCCAGACGACCGACCACGCCGCCGCCGACCCGCGCCAGGAGCCGTGGGCGGACCAGGTCGAGGCATACGGCTACCGCTCGTCGGCGGCGATCCCGATCGTTCACGGCGGAACCGTCTACGGGGTGTTGAACGTGTACACCGAGCGTCGCGAGGCGTTCCTCGGGCGCGAACGGGAGGTGATCGGGAAGCTGGGCGAGGTGGTCGGCCACGCGATCGCGGCCGTCGAGCGCAAACGGGCGCTGTTGGGCGACGAGGTCGTCGAGCTGTCGTTCCTCGTCGAGGACGCGTTCGCCCCGGCCGGGGTCGACCCCGCACCCGACCCGATCCGGTTCGACGACGCGGTCCCGCTGGGGGACGACGAGTTCGTCGTCTTCGGCCGGACGACGGCCGCGGGCGTCGAAACGCTGGAGTCGCTCGTCGATTCGCATTCGCTGTATCAGGACCTCCGTGTCCGCTCCGCCGACGACGGCCGGCGGTTCGAACTCTCCGTCGCCGACCTGCCGGTACTGTCGGCGATCGCGTCCCAGGGCGGGTCGATCGAGGACGCCGTCGTCGAGGACGGGGACTACCGGCTGACGGTCCGGCTCGCGCCGAGTACGGACGCGCGTCGGGTGATCGACGCCATGCGCGAGACGTACCCCGATGTCCGGTTGGTGAAGCGTCGGCAGGTGACCCGGGCGGGGACCGACAGGTCGACCACCGCGGTCGCGGCGATCGACTCCCTCAGTGACCGTCAGCGGGCGGCGCTGTCGGCGGCATACCACGCCGGCTACTTCGAGTGGCCCCGCGACGCGACCGCAGAGGAGGTGGCTTCCTCGCTCGACATCGCGCGGTCGACGCTTCACCGACATCTCCGGACGTGCCAGCGCACGGTGTTCGCGGCGGCGTTCGAGGGCGGGTGAGCGGCACGCCGCCGCGCGGACGGTCGAACGCTGGCGATCCGGCCGACCCCCCGAAGACGCCGAGAGCGCGGCGGCCTCCGTTACGGCTCGATCACGAGCTTCCCGAGGAAGCTGTCCTCTAGCACGGCGCGCTGGGCCTCCGCGGCGCCCTCCAGGTCGTAGCTGTGGGCGACCCGAATCGCGATGTCATCGCCCCACAGCGACGCCACGTCCGCGAGCGCGTCCGCGAGGCTCGGCGTGTTGAACATCGACATGAGCTGCAGGGTCAGGTCCTTGCCGCGGGCCGCCGACGACTGGGGGAACCCGATCTCGGGATCGTTCTCGCCGATGCCGACGACGCGACAACCCTGGGCGGCGACCTCGGCGTCGAAGCCGAGGTACTGGTCGAGCCGGTGGTCTAAGATCACGTCGACCCCGTCGCCGTCGGCGGCGTCGACGACCGCCTCCGCGAGGTCGTCGCGGGTGTAGTCGAGCACCGCGTCGGCGCCGAGCGCCGTCACGTCGTCGTGGTACCCCTCGGCGGCGGTGGCGATCACGTGCGCGCCGGTGGCGGCGGCGACCTGCACCGCCGCGTGGCCGACGCCGCCGGAGCCGCCGTGGATCAGGACCGTCTCGGCCGGACGCAGGGTCGCGTGTTGGACGAGCGCGCGCCAGGCCGTGACGGCGGCGACGCCCGCCCCGCCGGCGGCGACGAGGTCGGCGCCGTCGGGCAGCACCGCGATGCGATCGTCCGGGACGGCGACGAACTCGGCGTAGCCGCCGGGCATCGCCCCCGACAGCCCGGTCGCGAACACCTCGTCGCCCTCCTCGATCCCCTCGACGGCGTCGCCGACTTCCACGGCCGTTCCGGCGGCGTCGACGCCGGGGATCGCTGGCAGGCCGTACGGCTCGTAGGATCCCTCGCGGAAATACGTGTCAACGGGGTTGACGCCGGCGGCGGCGACCTCGACGAGCACCTCGTCGGGGGCCGGATCCGGCCGGTCGACCTCGTCCACCTGGAGCACCGATTCGTCGCCGTGTTCGTGGTATCGGACCGCGCGCATGGCGGTACGTCCCGCCGGGGCGACTTAACTCCGGGCGGCGGCGGAACCGTGCGCCGCCCGGCCACGGAGACGACCCGGCCGCCGGCGACCGGTGGAGTGAAACGATCCGCCGCGGTAGCGGTCGGGTATGTCCCTCCGGCACGCCGGCGCGACGCTGTTCGGGGCCGGGCTGCTCGTCTGCACGGTGCTGCTCGTGACGATCGGCCCCATCGCCGCCGCGACCGAGGCGTTCTGTCCGGGTCCGCGACGGCTCGCCGAGTTCGCCGTGACCGGGGTCCGAGCGTGGCCCCCGACGCTGACGTACACCGACGGCTGCAACGAGATCCTCCTGCGCCCGTCGGTGCTGTGGTCGGCCGTCGCCGCCGCCGGCGGGCTCCTCCTGGCCGGCGTCGGGCAGGCGCTCGTGCAGCGGGCGTGATCGGTCGAGTATGGCCGCGCCCGCCGACGGTGTAACCGGGCGAGTCGCCCCCGCCCTCGCGACGCGAGTGCGACCGGAATCGGCGGGATTTAACCCCCCGAGTGGCTGCTATCCACACGCATGAGACTTCACGAGTATCAGGCGAAGCAGGTCTTCGCCGACGCCGGGATCCCGACCCCGGACTCGCGGCTCGCGTCCACCGTCGAGGAGGTCATGGACGCGGTCGACGAGATCGGCTACCCGGCGGCCATCAAGGCGCAGGTCCACGTCGGCGGACGTGGGAAGGCTGGGGGAATCGAGATCGCCACGAGCGAGGCGGAGGCCCGCGAGGCGGCCGAGTCCATCCTCGGGATGGACCTCAAGGGCTACACCGTCGACACGGTCCTCGTCGAGGCCGGCGTCGACTTCGAGAACGAGCTGTACGTGGGCATCACGATGGACCGCGGCGAGGGCGAGCCCGTCGCGATGGTCTCCACCGAGGGCGGCGTCGACATCGAGTCGGTCGCCGAGGAGACGCCCGAGAAGATCGCCCGCGAGCACATCGACCCCGCCTTCGGCCTGCACGCCTACCAGGCCCGCAAGGTCGTCTTCGAGGCCGGCATCCCGCGCGACGTGGCGATGGACGTGGCCTCCATCCTCTCGACGCTGTACGACCTGTACGAGTCGAAGGACGCCTCCGAGGTCGAGATCAACCCCGTGATGATCACCTCGGACCGGGAGGTCGTCGCCGCCGACGCCGTCATGAACATCGACGAGGACGCGCTGTTCCGCCAGCCCGACCTCGCGGAGATGGAGGACGAGGCCGCCGGCGACGAGCTGGAGGCGAAGGCCAACGAGTACGGCTTCGACTACGTCCGCCTGTCGGGCAACGTCGGCATCATCGGCAACGGCGCCGGGCTCGTGATGACGACGCTCGACCTCGTGGACTACTACGGCGGCGCGCCCGCCAACTTCCTCGACATCGGCGGCGGCGCCAAGGCCGAGCGCGTCACGCAGGCGCTCGATATGGTGTTCTCCGACGAGAACGTCGACTCGGTCGTGTTCAACATCTTCGGCGGGATCACCCGCGGCGACGAGGTCGCCAAGGGGATCAACGAGGCGCTCGACGGGTTCGACGAGATCCCCAAGCCGGTCGTCGTCCGCCTCGCCGGGACGAACGCCGAGGAGGGAATGGAGATCCTCAACGAGGACCTCGTACAGGTCGAGGGGACCCTAGAGGAAGCGGTGCAGCGTGCGGTGAAGAACGCACAGGAGGTCCAAGCATGAGTATCTTCGTCGACGACGACACTCGCGTCGTGGTGCAGGGCATCACGGGCGGGGAAGGTAAGTTCCACACCGAACAGATGCTGGAGTACGGCACGAACGTCGTCGCGGGCGCGGTGCCCGGCAAGGGCGGCCAGGAGGTCGCCGGCGTCCCCGTCTACGACACCGTCGACGAGGCCGTCGACGCCGAGGACGCCGACGCCTCCGTCGTGTTCGTCCCGCCGGCGTTCGCCGGCGACGCCGTCTTCGAGGCGCTCGACACCGACCTCGACCTCGTCGTCGCCATCACGGAGGGCATCCCGACCCAGGACATGGCGAAGGTGAACAAGCGCCTCTCGGAGGTCGACACGCGCCTGCTCGGCCCCAACTGCCCCGGGATCATCACCCCCGGCGAGGCGAAGCTGGGCATCCTCCCGGGCAACATCTTCGAGTCCGGCGACGTGGGCCTCGTCTCGCGCTCGGGCACCCTGACCTACCAGGTCGTCTCGAACCTGACCGAGCGCGGCATCGGTCAGACGACCGCCATCGGCATCGGCGGCGACCCGATCATCGGGACCTCCTTCGTCGACGCCCTCGAGGCCTTCGAGGCCGACCAGGACACGAAGGCGGTCGTGATGTGCGGCGAGATCGGCGGCGAGGACGAGGAGCAGGCCGCCCGCTACATCGCCCAGAACATGGACACGCCCGTCGCCGGCTTCATCGCCGGCCGCACCGCCCCGCCGGGCAAGCGCATGGGCCACGCCGGCGCCATCGTCTCCGGCTCGGGCACCGGCACCGCCGAGTCGAAGATCGGCGCGCTCAACGACGCGGGCGTCCCCGTCGGCGACACGCCCAACGAGGTCGCCGACCACATCGAGGACTTCCTGTAACGCCGCCGCCGTCGACCCGTTTTTATTCGCCCGCGTCGCCGAGACCGAGCGCCGCCGCGAGCCCCGAGCGCGGCACCGTCTCGACGTCCAAGCTGCCGCTTCGCCCGTCGCCGCCGTCCGTTCCGCCGTAGCCGACGCCGGTGGCGACGAGGACGACGTGCTCGCCCGCGTCGACCGCGCCGCGCTCGCGGAGCCGCCGGAGTCCCGCCAGCGGCGTCGCCGACGCGGGCTCGACACGGATCCCGGCGGCGACCAGGTCGCGTCGGGCCGCGTGGATCGCGTCGTCGTCGACGGCGAGCGCCGCGCCGTCGGTGGCGCGGGCGGCCGCCAGCGCCCGCGTCCCGCTCGGCGGATCCGGGTTGGCGATGGAGTACGCGACCGTCTCGCCGACCTCCTCGCCCTCGAGACGGGTCACCGCGTCGTCGCCGCGCTCGAACGCCGCCGCGACCGGCGCGCACGCGGCCGCCTGCACGAAGTACAGCCGCGGCGGGTCGTCGACCAGGCCCGCCGCGGTCGCCTCGCGGACCGCCTTCCAGGCGGCGCTGGCGTGGCCGCCGCTGCTGATCGGCATGACGACGGCGTCGGGCACGTCGGGGGCGGCCTCGGTGGTCCCGCGCTCGCCCCCGCCGACGCCACCGCCGGCCTCGCCGGTTGCGAACGCCCGCAGGACCTCCAGGACGGTCGTCTTCTGGCCGGCGACGCGCAGCGGGGAGTCGGAGTTGACGAACTCGATCCCCGACTCGGGACCCAGATCGAGCGCGTCGTAGTAGAGCCGGCCGTAGTCGCCGTCGACGCGGACGATCCGCGGGTCGTACGCGGCGATCCGTCGGAGCCGCGCCGCGGAGATGTCCGCGGGGACGAGCACGACGCACTCGAGGTCCGTGCTCGCGCCGTGGGCCGCCATCGAGACGGCCATGTTCCCGTGGGAGACCGTCCCGACGGCGTCGGGGGCGCCATCGCCGGCGAACGTGGCGCCGCCTTCCCCGTCCGCGACCGCGGCGGCGACGCCGACGGCGCTGCCGCGGTCCTTGAACGAGCCGGTCGGGTTCGTTCCCTCGATCTTCACGTGGACGCGGGCGCCGCCCGCGTCGAGCCCCGACGCGCGAACCAGCGGCGTCGCGCCGGCGGCCGCCGCGAGCCCGCCCGGGGGCGGCTCGACCGGGAGGAGGTCGCCGAACGCCCACACGCCGTCGCGGTCGGGCCACGCGACCCCGTCGGGGTCGGTGTCGAACCACAGCGGCTCGCCGCAGTCGTCGCACCGTTGGCCCGACTCGGCGGTCCGACCACAGGCGTCGCAGGTGAGCACGTCCGAACGCGGGCGGGCGGGCGGGAAAAGCCCGACGCCCCCGGACCCGACGACGACCGGCCGGCTCGGGGGGCGGCGATCGACCGACGATCGCGCCCGCGCTCGTACCGAATATCGTCACCGATCCCCACGCCGTATGCCAACTTTTCGCGTTCGGGAGCGACGGACTCTTTCGTGTGAGCCGTGAATCGCGAGGCAGCTCCGGCGTCACCGACGCCGAGAGTCCTCCCTACAGATGAACGCACGATCCACGATCCCCGCGCTCGTACTGCTCTCCGTGCTGGTCGGCGCCGTCGCCCTCGCGGGCGGCCTCGCCGCCGGCACCGCGACCGCACAGACGGCCAACGTCACCGCCGACGTGAGTGTCGACGACCAGACCGGCGCCGAGTCGGTGACCGTCGCCGAGGCGACGCTGCCCGAGGGCGGCTACGTCGTCGTCTACAACGCCTCCGGCGGCATCGTCGGCGTCTCCGAGTACCTGGACAACGGCACCCACGAGGACGTGACTCTCGAAGTCTCGCCCGAGTTCTCGCGCAGCCAGGTCGCCGTCGCCGAGGTCCGCGCCGACGACGGCGACGAGTCGTTCAACGCCTCCGCCGACACGCCGTACACGAACGACAACGGCCAGCCGATCGGCGACACCGCGTACGTGACCGTCGAGCAGACCGAGACGGCCACCGCGACGCCGACGGCGACCGCCACCGCGACGGCGACCGAGTCGGGCGAGCCCGCGACGACCGCCGCGACCGACGAGCCCACCGAGACGAGCGGTCCCGGCTTCGGGATCGCCGCGGCCCTGGTCGCGCTGGTCGGCGCCGCGCTGCTCGCGCGCCGGTAACGTCCGCGACCCCGTCGCCGGACCGACGCATCGACACCGAACGCGAACTCCCTTTGTGTACCCGGATCCGAGCGATCCGCGAGCCGCCCGGCCGCGGAACGCGGGATTGAACCCTCGTCGCCGGCTACCGACGGGTATGACCGACGAGACTCCCGACGGATCCGGGGCGGCGACGGACGCCGAGCCCGCGGCCGACGCCGGAGACGGCGGCGACGGCGGCGACGGCGGCGACGGCGGCGGCGACGCGGACGACGAGTGGCTCGCGCGCCTCCGCGAGATGCGCGACGAGAAGGACGAGTTCCTCGCGAGCGACCCCCAGTCCCCCCTCGATCCGTCGCTGCGCGACGACTTCGACGGCCTCGACTACTTCGAGCCCGACCCCGCCTACCGCGTGACGGCGTCCCTGGAGGTGCACGACGACCCCGACGCGGTCGAGCTGACGGTTCGCAACGGCACCGCCGAGCGGTTCCACCGCGTCGCGACGCTGTCGTTCACGCTCCCGAGCGCCGGCGGCGGCGAGGTCGAGGAGACGCTCACGGCGCTGCGTGCGGACGGCTCGGCGGCGTTGTTCCTCCCGTTCCGCGACAAGACGACCGGCCAGCAGACGTACGACGGCGGCCGGTACATGGACCTCCACCCCGACGGCGACCTCGACGGGATCGACGAGGTGACGCTGGATTTCAACCTCGCGTACACGCCCTTCTGCGCGTTCGCGGACGCGTTCGCCTGCCCGCTGCCGCCGACCGACAACTGGCTCGAGGTCGCGGTGCCCGCCGGCGAACGCGACCCGACGCTGGAGTGAGACGGCGCGCGCAGTCGGTACCCGACGCTGGAGTGAGACGGCGCGCGCAGTCGCGACCGGCCGAAAAGTAACCCTTAGTACGGGCGAGATCCCATTGCCGCCCATGCAACGAACGGTCGTCCTCGGCGCGGTTCTCATGCTCGTCGGCACCGTGCTGTTCTTCCCGAGCCTGGGCCCGCAGTCCGGGTCGCTCGCGAGTTGGGCGCTGGTCCCGGCGGCGGCACTGCTCACCTACGGAACCTACCTGATCGGCACGAGCGGCGGCGGCCGCGCCGTCTGATCGGGCCCCGACTCACTCCTCCTCGCCCGCAGCGTACCGCTCCAGCGCAGCCGCAGCGCCGGCGGCGACGTAGCCCGCGTCGACGCCGACGATCTGGTAGTCGTAGCCCAACTCCGCCCAGTGGTCGATCTCCGCGGGCGAGGTCGCGAGCGTGCCGACCGGCACCGAACTCTCCGCGAGCACCCGCTCGACGGCCCCGAGGAACCGCTCGGAGTCGTACTCGCCGAAGACGCCCAGGTCCGCCGAGAGGTCGGCCGGGCCGACGAGCAGCGCGTCCAGCCCGTCGACGGCGGCGATGTCGCCGGCGTTCGCGACCGCCGTTTCGGTCTCGATCTGGGCGATCGTCGCGACGCGGTCGTTCGCCCGCCCGTAGTAGTCGTCGAGGTCGCGACCGTACGCCGACGCGCGCGTTCCCGCGACGCCGCGGCGTCCCTCGGGCGGGTAGCGCGCGGCCGCGACGAACTCCGCGGCCTCCTCGCGGGTGTTCACCCGCGGCGACATCACGCCGGCGGCGCCGGTGTCGAGGACGCGCTTGATCCGGACGTGGTCGTTCCACGCGACCCGGACCACGGCCGCCGTGTCGCCGGCGGCGTTCGCGTCCCCCGTGTCGCCGGCGGCGGCCGCCCCGGCGTCGGCGTCGCGGTTGCCGCGGGCGTCGGTGCCGCCCGGACCGTCGCGGGCGTTCGCTGCGTCGACTGCGCGGACGGCCGCCTCCACGGATTCGATCCCCGTGGGCGCGTGTTCGGTGTCGATCACGACGAAGTCGGCGTCGGTGAGCGCGAGCTGTTCGGCGATCTGGGGCGACGGCGTCGACAGCCAGTGGCCGGCGGGACGCTCGCGAAGGGTCGCGCGCAGGCCCGCGAGGCCGGAGTCGTCGGTCATGCGAACCGCTCCTCGCCGACGGGACATCAATCCGGCAGAACCCGCACTCCGCTGCCGCTATGCCGACGCCGACCGAACGATACCGGCCAGGAGTGCGCCGCCGGCGACGGCGACGACGACGACGGCGACCGCGATAACCTCGGCGGGCGACTGGTCGATCCACCGCTGGAGCCACCACGCCGCGTAGTGGATCTGCGTGTACACGAAGAAGCGGTACGGGAAGTGGACCCACGCGATCAGCGTCACGGCGGAGATTCCCAGGTAGTCGACGGCGTCGCGCTCCCGTACCCACATGGGGGCGACTCGCCGTCGGGGTCACAAAAGCGTTCGTCCCCGGCTCTCGGGGGTGAGAACGCCGCGCGCGTCGACCGTTCGGCCCCGCACCGTCGGGACGGCTACTCGTCGCCCTGAGCCGCCTCGACGCGGGCTGCGTACTTCTCCAGTTCGCCCGCGAGCTCGCGCGCCTCGGCCGCCGAGAGGGTGACGCCCTCGGCGTGGGCCGGGAGCTCCGTCAGTCCGGTGTTGTCGAGTTCGAGTTCGAGCGTGACGTGGTCGGGGTCCTCGCGGGGCGCCGTCACGTTCAGCACGGCGACGGCCTCCTCCTCGAAGTCGTGGCCGCGGGCGAAGCCGTCGAGCAGGTCGAAGGTGGTGTAAGCGTTGACGCGGATGAGCCGGTCGGGCATGGGCGCCCCTCAGTCGTCCGACGGGATAGGGCTGCCGTCGGCGC
Protein-coding sequences here:
- a CDS encoding DUF7563 family protein; translated protein: MPTCQNCQSFVTERYVKVFEPEGVTQPRACPHCEDMVRRGKTVRAKKN
- a CDS encoding DUF7344 domain-containing protein, whose protein sequence is MPADDVLRGPSDQSESLEEPIGRYPSTASLPEDDRHRVLASERRRHVLAIASARPAPIPLEALAAAVVAREDADPADDETRERAVISLHHVHLPLLDDHGVVEYDPNERELLA
- a CDS encoding bacterio-opsin activator domain-containing protein; translation: MGPQPLSEVQRETLASFPGRGHPLTASEVANRTGVGRRAAYDRLRRLAEAGHLETKKVGSGGRVWWRPPASERGASDADRAAERSGDLEGVEADHGETRHQYRTLVEQFPNGVLALVDRDMRYTTFGGTLEGETDVAADALVGEPLREALPDEVADAVIPGYERALDGEASEYEAAIDDHVYRFHFYPVRDDDGEVFEALGMSQAVTERVEYQRELEKRVRQQEAVATLGRRALEADDLDDLFATAARVVAETLGNDYCEVLDLDADSGELRLRQGVGWDDGVVGSATVSALEDGSRAAYTLCTSEPVVVEDLREERRFDPPELLTSHGVRSGISTVIGPPESPWGILGTHDTEPATRSDHDAAFVRAVANVLASAIDRTRHERELDRQHDQLVALDSVSRVVRDITEAAIDRSTRAEIEAAVCERLAASESYLFAWIGDADAASREITTRAEAGVERYLDGTTVSIDPDDEHGRGPTGRAYRTRTIQTTDHAAADPRQEPWADQVEAYGYRSSAAIPIVHGGTVYGVLNVYTERREAFLGREREVIGKLGEVVGHAIAAVERKRALLGDEVVELSFLVEDAFAPAGVDPAPDPIRFDDAVPLGDDEFVVFGRTTAAGVETLESLVDSHSLYQDLRVRSADDGRRFELSVADLPVLSAIASQGGSIEDAVVEDGDYRLTVRLAPSTDARRVIDAMRETYPDVRLVKRRQVTRAGTDRSTTAVAAIDSLSDRQRAALSAAYHAGYFEWPRDATAEEVASSLDIARSTLHRHLRTCQRTVFAAAFEGG
- a CDS encoding NADPH:quinone reductase, whose product is MRAVRYHEHGDESVLQVDEVDRPDPAPDEVLVEVAAAGVNPVDTYFREGSYEPYGLPAIPGVDAAGTAVEVGDAVEGIEEGDEVFATGLSGAMPGGYAEFVAVPDDRIAVLPDGADLVAAGGAGVAAVTAWRALVQHATLRPAETVLIHGGSGGVGHAAVQVAAATGAHVIATAAEGYHDDVTALGADAVLDYTRDDLAEAVVDAADGDGVDVILDHRLDQYLGFDAEVAAQGCRVVGIGENDPEIGFPQSSAARGKDLTLQLMSMFNTPSLADALADVASLWGDDIAIRVAHSYDLEGAAEAQRAVLEDSFLGKLVIEP
- the sucC gene encoding ADP-forming succinate--CoA ligase subunit beta encodes the protein MRLHEYQAKQVFADAGIPTPDSRLASTVEEVMDAVDEIGYPAAIKAQVHVGGRGKAGGIEIATSEAEAREAAESILGMDLKGYTVDTVLVEAGVDFENELYVGITMDRGEGEPVAMVSTEGGVDIESVAEETPEKIAREHIDPAFGLHAYQARKVVFEAGIPRDVAMDVASILSTLYDLYESKDASEVEINPVMITSDREVVAADAVMNIDEDALFRQPDLAEMEDEAAGDELEAKANEYGFDYVRLSGNVGIIGNGAGLVMTTLDLVDYYGGAPANFLDIGGGAKAERVTQALDMVFSDENVDSVVFNIFGGITRGDEVAKGINEALDGFDEIPKPVVVRLAGTNAEEGMEILNEDLVQVEGTLEEAVQRAVKNAQEVQA
- the sucD gene encoding succinate--CoA ligase subunit alpha; this encodes MSIFVDDDTRVVVQGITGGEGKFHTEQMLEYGTNVVAGAVPGKGGQEVAGVPVYDTVDEAVDAEDADASVVFVPPAFAGDAVFEALDTDLDLVVAITEGIPTQDMAKVNKRLSEVDTRLLGPNCPGIITPGEAKLGILPGNIFESGDVGLVSRSGTLTYQVVSNLTERGIGQTTAIGIGGDPIIGTSFVDALEAFEADQDTKAVVMCGEIGGEDEEQAARYIAQNMDTPVAGFIAGRTAPPGKRMGHAGAIVSGSGTGTAESKIGALNDAGVPVGDTPNEVADHIEDFL
- a CDS encoding threonine synthase; its protein translation is MLTCDACGRTAESGQRCDDCGEPLWFDTDPDGVAWPDRDGVWAFGDLLPVEPPPGGLAAAAGATPLVRASGLDAGGARVHVKIEGTNPTGSFKDRGSAVGVAAAVADGEGGATFAGDGAPDAVGTVSHGNMAVSMAAHGASTDLECVVLVPADISAARLRRIAAYDPRIVRVDGDYGRLYYDALDLGPESGIEFVNSDSPLRVAGQKTTVLEVLRAFATGEAGGGVGGGERGTTEAAPDVPDAVVMPISSGGHASAAWKAVREATAAGLVDDPPRLYFVQAAACAPVAAAFERGDDAVTRLEGEEVGETVAYSIANPDPPSGTRALAAARATDGAALAVDDDAIHAARRDLVAAGIRVEPASATPLAGLRRLRERGAVDAGEHVVLVATGVGYGGTDGGDGRSGSLDVETVPRSGLAAALGLGDAGE
- a CDS encoding DUF7282 domain-containing protein encodes the protein MNARSTIPALVLLSVLVGAVALAGGLAAGTATAQTANVTADVSVDDQTGAESVTVAEATLPEGGYVVVYNASGGIVGVSEYLDNGTHEDVTLEVSPEFSRSQVAVAEVRADDGDESFNASADTPYTNDNGQPIGDTAYVTVEQTETATATPTATATATATESGEPATTAATDEPTETSGPGFGIAAALVALVGAALLARR
- a CDS encoding DUF1684 domain-containing protein, with translation MRDEKDEFLASDPQSPLDPSLRDDFDGLDYFEPDPAYRVTASLEVHDDPDAVELTVRNGTAERFHRVATLSFTLPSAGGGEVEETLTALRADGSAALFLPFRDKTTGQQTYDGGRYMDLHPDGDLDGIDEVTLDFNLAYTPFCAFADAFACPLPPTDNWLEVAVPAGERDPTLE
- a CDS encoding HpcH/HpaI aldolase family protein — translated: MTDDSGLAGLRATLRERPAGHWLSTPSPQIAEQLALTDADFVVIDTEHAPTGIESVEAAVRAVDAANARDGPGGTDARGNRDADAGAAAAGDTGDANAAGDTAAVVRVAWNDHVRIKRVLDTGAAGVMSPRVNTREEAAEFVAAARYPPEGRRGVAGTRASAYGRDLDDYYGRANDRVATIAQIETETAVANAGDIAAVDGLDALLVGPADLSADLGVFGEYDSERFLGAVERVLAESSVPVGTLATSPAEIDHWAELGYDYQIVGVDAGYVAAGAAAALERYAAGEEE
- a CDS encoding DUF6360 family protein, yielding MPDRLIRVNAYTTFDLLDGFARGHDFEEEAVAVLNVTAPREDPDHVTLELELDNTGLTELPAHAEGVTLSAAEARELAGELEKYAARVEAAQGDE